A window of Costertonia aggregata contains these coding sequences:
- the hypE gene encoding hydrogenase expression/formation protein HypE has product MSENKKIRMQLQCPMPKLDFDVITLGHGSGGVLTNKLLDSGVFDLLSNDILDERHDGAFLELHGKTAFSTDSFLVSPIFFPGGNIGELAVNGTVNDLAMCGANPKYLSLSFIIEEGLPVKEFWDILVAVKFACQKAGVQIVTGDTKVVEKGKGDKIFVNTSGVGPIHPKAKISAKNIAVGDKIIISGNVASHGMAIMSVREGLEFDSEIQSDTTNLNHTILSLIEQFGENIHLLTDPTRGGVATVLKEIAQSSEIGIDLFQKDFPMDEQVASACELLGLDPLYVANEGLFLAFVSESEADSVLATLHEDENGKNARIIGTVVAEHPKQVIMESAIGGKRVISMLPGEQLPRIC; this is encoded by the coding sequence ATGTCCGAAAACAAAAAAATACGCATGCAGCTGCAATGCCCCATGCCCAAACTTGACTTTGATGTCATCACTTTAGGTCATGGCAGCGGCGGAGTACTCACCAATAAACTTTTAGACAGTGGCGTTTTTGACCTGTTAAGCAACGATATTCTTGATGAACGTCATGACGGTGCTTTTCTGGAGTTACATGGCAAAACTGCTTTTTCTACGGATAGCTTTTTGGTATCTCCCATCTTCTTTCCTGGCGGAAATATTGGCGAGCTAGCCGTTAACGGAACCGTCAATGACTTGGCGATGTGTGGTGCTAATCCCAAATACCTTTCTTTGAGTTTCATCATTGAAGAAGGACTTCCGGTTAAAGAGTTTTGGGATATTCTTGTAGCTGTCAAATTTGCCTGCCAAAAAGCTGGTGTACAAATCGTAACAGGCGATACCAAAGTGGTTGAAAAGGGAAAAGGCGATAAAATTTTCGTGAATACCTCAGGAGTTGGACCAATTCATCCCAAGGCAAAAATCAGTGCTAAGAACATCGCAGTTGGCGATAAAATTATTATCAGCGGGAATGTAGCATCTCACGGCATGGCAATTATGTCCGTTCGTGAAGGTTTAGAATTTGATTCGGAAATCCAAAGTGATACCACCAATCTCAATCATACCATACTAAGTTTGATTGAGCAATTTGGGGAAAACATTCATCTTTTAACCGACCCAACGCGTGGTGGTGTTGCAACGGTTCTCAAAGAAATTGCCCAATCTTCGGAAATAGGAATTGACTTATTTCAAAAGGATTTCCCGATGGATGAACAAGTAGCAAGTGCCTGTGAGTTATTAGGTTTAGACCCTTTGTATGTGGCTAATGAAGGTTTATTTCTTGCCTTTGTATCCGAATCGGAAGCTGATTCGGTTTTAGCAACTTTACATGAAGATGAAAATGGCAAAAATGCCCGTATTATTGGAACCGTTGTTGCCGAACATCCGAAACAAGTAATCATGGAAAGTGCCATTGGAGGCAAACGTGTCATTAGTATGTTACCTGGGGAACAATTACCTAGAATCTGTTAG
- the hypD gene encoding hydrogenase formation protein HypD encodes MKYMSEYRDPELAKKYLEEIKNTVSRPWSIMEVCGGQTHSLVKNGIIEMLPDKVTMIHGPGCPVCVTPLNLIDKAVYLAVEKGVILCSFGDMLRVPGSQKSLLEAKAEGADVRILYSPLEAVKIAEDNPHKEVVFFAVGFETTAPANALSVVHAHRRGVKNYSILASHVLVPPAIKAVIDDEESKIDGFLAAGHVCTIMGNTEYHPLSAAYKVPIVVTGFEPLDVLQGILMVIRQLEQSKSEVENQYARIVREEGNPDAQKVIDEVFEVRNQMWRGIGEIPESGYAVREKYADFDATKKYNVTIEEAPENPDCISGQIMKGIKKPFECSQFGKTCKPTNPLGAPMVSSEGACAAYYHFSGLVEA; translated from the coding sequence ATGAAGTACATGTCAGAGTATCGCGACCCAGAGTTGGCGAAAAAATATTTGGAGGAAATCAAAAATACAGTCTCCCGACCATGGTCGATTATGGAAGTTTGTGGCGGTCAAACGCACAGTTTGGTAAAGAATGGTATTATTGAGATGCTACCTGACAAAGTCACCATGATTCACGGACCCGGTTGTCCGGTTTGTGTGACACCACTGAACTTAATTGATAAAGCGGTTTATTTGGCGGTGGAAAAAGGCGTTATCCTTTGTTCTTTTGGAGATATGCTACGTGTACCTGGTTCTCAAAAAAGTCTTTTGGAAGCCAAGGCTGAAGGTGCCGATGTTCGTATTTTATATTCTCCTTTGGAAGCTGTAAAAATTGCTGAGGACAATCCTCATAAAGAGGTTGTTTTCTTTGCCGTTGGTTTTGAAACTACGGCTCCGGCCAATGCCTTATCCGTTGTACATGCACATCGTAGAGGTGTAAAAAATTATTCTATCTTAGCATCTCATGTTTTGGTACCTCCTGCGATAAAAGCCGTAATTGATGATGAGGAAAGTAAGATAGATGGATTTTTAGCCGCAGGCCACGTTTGCACCATCATGGGAAATACGGAATATCACCCCTTGTCAGCAGCATATAAAGTACCAATTGTAGTCACTGGTTTTGAACCTTTGGATGTTTTGCAAGGCATCTTAATGGTGATAAGACAGCTTGAGCAAAGTAAATCTGAAGTTGAAAACCAGTATGCGAGAATAGTCCGTGAAGAAGGAAACCCTGATGCCCAGAAAGTAATTGATGAAGTATTTGAGGTACGAAATCAGATGTGGCGGGGCATTGGCGAAATTCCTGAAAGTGGATACGCCGTTCGCGAAAAGTATGCGGACTTTGATGCCACTAAAAAATATAATGTCACCATTGAAGAAGCACCTGAAAACCCAGATTGTATTTCGGGTCAGATTATGAAAGGAATTAAAAAGCCTTTTGAATGCTCTCAATTTGGTAAAACCTGTAAACCTACAAATCCACTTGGTGCGCCCATGGTCAGTAGTGAAGGGGCTTGTGCAGCCTACTATCACTTTTCTGGACTCGTGGAAGCCTAA
- a CDS encoding HypC/HybG/HupF family hydrogenase formation chaperone, whose protein sequence is MCLAIPGKIKSIEIQYGGMVRMAKVSFGGITKEASLEMLPDADVDDYVLVHVGVAISKVNEEEAQKTFKYLEEIGELGELEDVDEYLPKSE, encoded by the coding sequence ATGTGTTTAGCAATTCCAGGAAAAATCAAGAGTATTGAAATACAATATGGTGGCATGGTGCGCATGGCAAAGGTTTCGTTTGGTGGCATTACCAAAGAAGCAAGTTTGGAGATGTTGCCCGATGCTGACGTGGATGACTACGTTCTCGTGCATGTTGGTGTTGCTATTAGCAAAGTCAATGAAGAAGAAGCGCAAAAAACGTTTAAATATCTTGAAGAGATTGGTGAATTGGGCGAACTGGAAGATGTAGATGAGTATTTACCTAAATCAGAATAG
- the hypF gene encoding carbamoyltransferase HypF, which translates to MLQTFEITISGQVQGVGFRPFVYGLAKQFQLKGSVCNNQDGVLIHINTSEDKAKVFLGQLLDNAPEISIIQSHSISEISFQEYDDFKIISSDTNHQIDIPLTPDFAICESCKEEIRDRKNRRFGYAFTTCTNCGPRYAVTAKFPFERANTTVSAFAMCDSCQTEYTNPDDRRFHSQTNSCADCGIQLQLVDTDSRQLNQTQSNILKKTAALLSGGSIIAIKNTNGYLLCCDANNKETIERLRKQKQRPAKPFALLYPSLERIKNDFQVSILEEKALTSSVAPIVILNPKAIIADLEQESIASKLNQLGVMLPSSALLTLLMDELQIPIIATSGNIHGSPIISEKDNAIEKLTGVADYFLHHDLAISFPQDDSVVRFAREHQIALRRSRGLAPNYLSSNRANNEKVLAMGAHLKSTFTFTPNSHTYVSPYFGNLDSYDVSGRFQESIDKYSNLFDTRPETILIDKHPQYQSSILGKELSEQWKTKLIAIQHHKAHFASVLGEHQLFDSEEKILGIIWDGTGYGEDNAIWGGEFFSYANYKMERLTHFEYVDWIAADKMAKEPRLSLLSMLPETEKHMAKTKFSETEWKIYNKMLVNNSLKTSSVGRLFDAVTSLLLDIDTTSYEGEAAMLLENQARNYKGTDYIDFLFGVDYQKVPIKIITQNIQKAIFKGYSKARIANSFIYTLALAIIKVAEQNNFSRIACSGGVFQNAVLVEKLLQMAEKKGFELKFNRILSSNDENISIGQLWYHQHIKN; encoded by the coding sequence ATGTTGCAAACCTTTGAAATTACAATTTCTGGACAGGTTCAAGGGGTGGGCTTCCGCCCCTTTGTGTATGGTTTAGCGAAACAATTTCAACTCAAAGGTTCCGTTTGCAACAATCAGGATGGGGTTTTAATTCACATTAATACCTCCGAGGATAAAGCAAAGGTTTTTTTGGGACAACTGCTCGACAATGCTCCCGAGATATCGATTATTCAATCACATTCTATTTCAGAAATTTCGTTTCAGGAATATGATGATTTTAAGATTATTTCTTCGGACACCAATCATCAAATCGATATTCCCTTAACCCCTGATTTTGCGATTTGCGAATCTTGCAAGGAAGAAATCAGAGACAGAAAGAACAGACGATTTGGTTATGCTTTCACTACTTGCACAAACTGCGGACCAAGATATGCGGTGACAGCAAAGTTCCCTTTTGAGCGAGCAAACACCACGGTTTCTGCCTTTGCAATGTGTGATTCGTGCCAAACGGAATACACCAACCCTGATGACAGGCGATTTCATTCGCAAACCAATAGCTGTGCAGATTGCGGAATTCAGCTTCAACTTGTTGATACCGATAGTAGGCAGCTCAATCAAACCCAAAGTAATATCCTAAAAAAAACTGCGGCCTTACTTTCAGGAGGAAGCATAATAGCCATTAAAAACACCAATGGCTATTTACTATGCTGCGATGCGAATAATAAGGAAACAATCGAACGATTACGAAAACAAAAACAACGCCCAGCGAAACCTTTTGCCCTACTCTATCCGTCTCTAGAGAGAATCAAAAATGATTTTCAGGTAAGCATTCTAGAGGAAAAAGCTCTTACTTCTTCGGTTGCCCCAATTGTCATTTTAAATCCGAAAGCGATTATTGCCGATTTAGAACAAGAAAGTATCGCGTCTAAATTAAATCAACTTGGGGTTATGTTGCCATCTTCAGCTTTATTAACACTTTTGATGGATGAATTGCAAATTCCCATTATAGCAACAAGTGGAAATATTCATGGCTCTCCCATTATTTCAGAGAAAGACAATGCCATTGAAAAGCTAACCGGAGTGGCAGATTATTTCTTGCATCACGATTTAGCTATTTCTTTTCCTCAAGATGACTCGGTAGTTCGTTTTGCAAGGGAACATCAAATTGCCCTGAGACGCTCACGCGGACTTGCTCCAAATTACCTAAGCAGTAATAGAGCAAACAATGAGAAAGTACTGGCGATGGGTGCGCATTTAAAAAGCACTTTCACGTTTACGCCCAACTCCCATACGTATGTGAGTCCGTATTTTGGAAATTTGGATAGCTACGATGTTTCAGGGCGTTTTCAGGAGAGCATCGACAAATACAGTAACCTTTTTGATACAAGACCTGAAACCATTTTAATTGATAAACATCCCCAATATCAAAGTAGCATATTGGGAAAAGAACTTTCAGAGCAATGGAAAACAAAACTCATAGCAATTCAACATCACAAAGCTCATTTTGCAAGTGTTTTAGGGGAACATCAGCTCTTCGATTCCGAGGAAAAAATATTAGGTATTATTTGGGATGGCACCGGATACGGAGAAGACAACGCCATTTGGGGTGGTGAGTTTTTCTCTTATGCCAATTACAAAATGGAGCGATTAACTCATTTCGAATATGTAGATTGGATTGCTGCGGACAAAATGGCTAAAGAGCCACGACTGTCCTTACTCAGTATGCTTCCTGAAACCGAAAAACATATGGCAAAGACCAAGTTTTCAGAAACCGAATGGAAGATATATAACAAGATGTTAGTGAATAATTCGCTAAAAACTTCTTCCGTGGGTAGACTGTTTGATGCGGTTACATCTCTCCTACTTGATATTGATACCACTTCCTATGAAGGTGAAGCAGCAATGCTTTTAGAGAATCAAGCGAGAAACTATAAAGGCACTGATTACATTGATTTTCTATTTGGGGTAGATTATCAGAAGGTCCCGATAAAAATAATTACCCAGAACATTCAAAAAGCGATTTTTAAAGGGTATTCAAAAGCACGAATTGCAAATAGCTTTATTTACACTTTGGCTTTGGCCATTATCAAGGTGGCTGAGCAAAATAATTTTAGCCGTATTGCATGCAGCGGAGGAGTGTTTCAAAATGCTGTTTTGGTCGAAAAACTGCTTCAAATGGCTGAAAAGAAAGGGTTTGAATTAAAATTTAATCGTATATTGTCTAGTAACGACGAGAACATTTCCATAGGTCAATTATGGTATCATCAACATATTAAAAATTGA
- the hypB gene encoding hydrogenase nickel incorporation protein HypB: MVEKSTKAARGTVQCENTNINLLKANDFVADIIKKEMAKTDTLLINITSSAGSGKTTLMQKTAEKLKDKIKIAVMVGDLETERDADRIRETGIQALQIVTGGICHLEAQMIHQVLDQFDLENIDLLFIENVGNLVCPSSFDLGEDYRVTLMATTEGDDKPKKYPKMFLTSDMMLVSKADLLPYVPFSVEAVTKDAREVNHELEVIQISALSDEGVDEWCDWLLEKIQQKKG; this comes from the coding sequence ATGGTAGAGAAATCAACAAAAGCAGCACGTGGAACCGTACAGTGCGAAAACACGAATATCAACTTGCTCAAGGCAAATGATTTTGTGGCAGATATTATTAAGAAGGAAATGGCTAAAACTGACACACTCCTTATAAATATTACGTCTTCTGCAGGTAGTGGTAAAACGACCCTAATGCAGAAAACAGCTGAAAAACTAAAGGATAAAATCAAAATCGCCGTGATGGTCGGAGACTTAGAAACCGAACGTGACGCAGACCGTATTCGTGAAACTGGTATTCAGGCTTTACAAATTGTAACCGGTGGCATTTGCCATCTAGAAGCACAAATGATACATCAGGTTTTGGACCAGTTCGATTTGGAAAATATCGACTTGTTATTTATCGAGAATGTCGGGAATCTAGTGTGTCCTTCTTCCTTCGATTTGGGTGAAGATTACCGTGTGACTCTTATGGCGACCACCGAAGGCGATGACAAACCAAAGAAATATCCCAAGATGTTCTTGACTAGTGATATGATGTTGGTTTCCAAAGCAGATTTACTACCCTATGTTCCGTTTTCTGTGGAAGCAGTTACTAAAGATGCCCGCGAAGTCAATCATGAATTGGAGGTGATTCAAATTTCCGCATTATCTGATGAGGGAGTTGATGAATGGTGTGATTGGTTGCTTGAAAAAATCCAACAGAAGAAAGGATAG
- a CDS encoding hydrogenase maturation nickel metallochaperone HypA/HybF has protein sequence MHETSIVNSIMRTLEQEFEAEKLNKMKAIHLKVGILSNIEPRLLYNAYEASQMMSPQYHHVQLKIEMTDLKIQCEVCNHITDVKNYRFICDNCERPSKNVIQGEEMLIHKVEFDD, from the coding sequence ATGCACGAAACCTCCATCGTAAATAGCATCATGCGAACCCTCGAGCAAGAGTTTGAGGCGGAAAAGTTGAATAAAATGAAAGCTATTCATTTGAAGGTCGGTATTCTTTCAAATATCGAACCTCGGCTTTTATATAATGCTTATGAAGCATCTCAAATGATGAGTCCACAGTATCACCATGTTCAGCTCAAAATAGAAATGACTGACTTAAAAATACAATGTGAAGTTTGCAACCATATTACGGATGTGAAGAACTATCGCTTCATATGTGATAATTGCGAACGACCCAGCAAAAATGTGATTCAAGGCGAAGAAATGCTTATTCACAAAGTAGAATTTGACGACTAG
- a CDS encoding hydrogenase maturation protease, with amino-acid sequence MKTAIMGFGNPVRSDDAVGIYVIEQLREKLPESENISIFDMGTAAFEVLFGLKGHDRIILADAVLNSNEPVGTLFKVPAEEVMKAPQDDPLVFLHGMKWDQALSYTKKILQDDYPDDIQVYLVAIENTKLEVDLSDVVKEAGDKVVQHILEDLNLSIPT; translated from the coding sequence ATGAAGACGGCAATAATGGGATTTGGAAATCCGGTGCGAAGTGATGATGCGGTGGGCATTTATGTAATTGAACAACTGCGGGAAAAACTTCCAGAATCAGAAAATATTAGCATTTTCGATATGGGTACTGCGGCTTTCGAAGTACTTTTCGGATTAAAAGGACATGATAGAATAATTTTAGCCGATGCGGTTTTGAATAGCAATGAACCCGTTGGCACATTATTTAAGGTCCCAGCAGAAGAAGTTATGAAAGCCCCTCAAGATGACCCTTTGGTTTTTCTCCATGGAATGAAATGGGACCAAGCATTGTCCTATACCAAGAAAATATTACAGGATGATTATCCTGATGATATTCAAGTGTATTTGGTGGCAATCGAAAACACCAAATTAGAAGTAGATTTGAGCGATGTAGTGAAGGAAGCGGGAGACAAAGTGGTACAGCATATCTTAGAAGATTTAAATCTGTCGATACCTACGTGA
- a CDS encoding nickel-dependent hydrogenase large subunit has protein sequence MSVTELNISPVGRVEGDLDVKVYIDNGKVTRAHTQAAMFRGFEKIMAGKDPQSGLIVTPRICGICGGSHLYCASSALDTAWGTKLTPNALLLRAIGQASETLQSIPRWYYAIFATDLANKKYADKPLYKEVVKRWSAYVGETFQIGLTASGLPVQIYALFGGQWPHSSYMVPGGVMCAPTLKDITRAHAILAQFKNDWLEPVWLGCSIERYMEIKTWDDMLAWVEENESQRNSDLGLLIRAGLEFGLDKFGQGVGKFLATGTYLHKDMYNNPTIEGRNAALISSSGFFDSENYHEFDHMKVSEHVKHSWYGNQEDGLHPWDEPLPTPMKSQTLHDSDFDNQYSWSKAPRYDGHAAEAGPLARVIMNANPNNKEHQIRDPLFGDIIKKLGPSVFTRVLARVHEAPRIYKFIEQWLSEIDLDGEFYVKPVEKDGKGFGATEAARGALAHWIEIKDGVIKNYQVMAPTTWNVGPQDGNDNPGPIETALLGTTIEDPLDPVEVGIVARSFDSCLVCTVHAHDAQSGAELSRFKL, from the coding sequence ATGTCAGTTACAGAATTAAATATATCCCCTGTAGGTCGCGTTGAAGGCGATTTGGATGTGAAGGTCTATATCGACAACGGTAAAGTCACTCGCGCCCATACGCAAGCAGCAATGTTTAGGGGTTTTGAGAAAATCATGGCAGGCAAGGATCCCCAATCAGGACTCATTGTTACGCCTAGAATTTGTGGAATTTGCGGAGGTTCCCACTTATATTGTGCTTCATCCGCATTGGATACGGCCTGGGGAACCAAGTTGACGCCCAACGCACTTTTGTTAAGAGCGATTGGTCAAGCTTCGGAAACCCTTCAGAGTATACCAAGATGGTACTACGCTATTTTCGCTACGGATTTAGCCAATAAAAAGTATGCCGATAAACCTTTATATAAGGAAGTTGTAAAACGCTGGTCAGCGTATGTTGGGGAAACCTTTCAGATTGGTTTGACCGCAAGCGGATTGCCTGTTCAGATTTATGCCTTATTCGGTGGTCAATGGCCACATTCAAGTTATATGGTACCTGGTGGTGTGATGTGTGCTCCAACCCTAAAGGACATTACTAGAGCACATGCGATTTTGGCACAGTTCAAAAATGATTGGCTTGAACCTGTTTGGTTGGGCTGCTCTATTGAGCGCTACATGGAAATCAAGACATGGGACGATATGTTGGCTTGGGTCGAAGAAAACGAATCACAACGAAATAGTGATTTAGGATTATTGATTCGAGCTGGACTTGAATTCGGATTGGACAAATTCGGACAAGGTGTTGGAAAGTTTTTGGCAACAGGAACCTATTTGCACAAAGACATGTACAACAACCCAACGATTGAAGGAAGAAATGCAGCTTTGATTTCATCTAGTGGATTCTTCGATAGCGAAAACTATCACGAATTTGACCACATGAAAGTAAGTGAGCATGTAAAGCATTCTTGGTATGGTAACCAAGAAGACGGACTTCACCCATGGGATGAGCCGCTTCCGACCCCAATGAAATCACAAACATTACATGATAGTGATTTTGACAATCAATATAGTTGGTCAAAAGCGCCTCGCTATGACGGTCATGCTGCGGAAGCCGGACCCTTAGCACGTGTAATTATGAATGCTAATCCGAATAATAAAGAACACCAAATCAGAGACCCATTATTTGGGGATATCATCAAAAAACTAGGGCCAAGTGTATTCACGAGGGTATTGGCCAGAGTTCATGAAGCGCCAAGAATCTACAAATTCATTGAGCAGTGGTTATCTGAAATTGATTTGGACGGCGAGTTTTATGTAAAACCTGTAGAAAAAGACGGAAAAGGTTTCGGTGCAACTGAAGCTGCCCGTGGCGCGTTGGCGCACTGGATAGAAATCAAAGATGGTGTTATCAAAAACTATCAAGTAATGGCTCCGACGACATGGAATGTTGGTCCGCAAGATGGTAATGATAATCCCGGACCGATTGAAACAGCACTTTTGGGTACGACAATCGAAGACCCATTAGACCCTGTAGAAGTAGGTATCGTTGCCCGTTCTTTTGATTCATGCTTGGTATGTACAGTACATGCCCATGATGCACAAAGTGGTGCGGAGTTATCAAGATTTAAACTATAA
- a CDS encoding NADH-quinone oxidoreductase subunit B family protein gives MANVLWLQGGACSGNTMSFLNAEEPTVVELITDFGLNILWHPTTGLQIGDQVQDLLKDILDGKVQMDILVFEGSIIQGPDNTGTMNLFADRPMKDWIKELSEVAGYVVAIGDCATWGGIPAVPPNPSESTGMQFLKKNKGGFLGPNYVSKGGLPVINIPGCPAHPDWITQILVAISVGRIGDVQIDDYHRPKTFFTDFVQTGCTNVVNFAQKVDGGFGTRGGCLFYEVGCRGPMTRASCNNILWNRQSSKTRANHPCLGCTEPGFPHHDLKKGSVLKTMKTLGVFPKEVPEGRSKLAYYMEAGFQKILPTNKRVQETSK, from the coding sequence ATGGCTAACGTACTATGGTTACAAGGAGGCGCATGCAGTGGCAACACAATGTCCTTTCTAAATGCCGAAGAACCAACCGTGGTGGAGCTCATCACCGATTTCGGATTAAACATTTTATGGCACCCAACAACAGGTTTACAGATTGGGGATCAAGTTCAAGACCTTTTAAAAGATATTCTCGATGGAAAAGTGCAGATGGATATCCTTGTTTTTGAAGGTTCGATAATTCAAGGCCCAGACAATACGGGTACGATGAATTTATTCGCTGACCGTCCCATGAAGGACTGGATCAAAGAACTTTCAGAGGTTGCAGGCTATGTCGTCGCTATTGGCGATTGCGCAACCTGGGGAGGTATACCTGCGGTTCCGCCGAACCCTAGTGAATCTACTGGAATGCAATTCTTGAAAAAGAATAAAGGCGGTTTCCTCGGGCCAAACTATGTATCTAAAGGTGGCTTGCCGGTAATCAATATTCCTGGATGTCCTGCGCACCCTGATTGGATAACACAAATACTTGTAGCCATTTCCGTGGGAAGAATCGGTGACGTACAAATCGATGATTACCATAGACCTAAAACATTCTTCACGGACTTCGTGCAAACGGGTTGTACGAACGTAGTCAATTTTGCACAGAAAGTAGATGGTGGCTTCGGAACTCGTGGTGGATGCTTATTCTACGAAGTAGGATGCAGAGGCCCCATGACACGTGCAAGTTGTAATAATATATTATGGAATAGACAATCCAGTAAAACAAGAGCGAATCATCCATGCTTAGGCTGCACTGAACCTGGCTTTCCCCATCACGACCTTAAAAAAGGAAGTGTATTGAAAACGATGAAAACCTTGGGAGTCTTTCCAAAAGAAGTACCAGAGGGAAGAAGCAAGCTTGCGTATTACATGGAAGCAGGTTTCCAAAAAATCTTGCCAACCAATAAAAGGGTACAGGAAACTTCTAAATAA